The genomic segment TCTCCTCGAACACCCGGGACTGGGCGTTGGTGCGGTAGAAGACCGCGACATCGCCCGCCTTGGCCTGGCCGGCGTCGGTCAGCCGGTCGATCTCGTCGGCGACGAACTGGGCCTCGTCGTGCTCGGTGTCGGCGACGTAGCCGGTGATCGCGGAGCCCGCGCCGGCGTCCGTCCAGAGGTTCTTGGGGCGGCGGTTCTCGTTGCGCTCGATAACGGCGTTGGCGGCGCTCAGGATCGTCTGGGTGGAGCGGTAGTTCTGCTCCAGCAGGATGGTGGTGGCGTCGGGGTAGTCCTCCTCGAACTGGAGGATGTTGCGGATCGTCGCCCCGCGGAAGGCGTAGATCGACTGGTCCGCGTCCCCGACGACGCACAGTTCCGCCGGCTCCACGGCCGGCTCGCCCCGGCCGCCCCCGGCCCCGCCGTGCTCCGCCCCGCCGGCCGTGCCGACGAGTTCGCGGATGAGCGTGTACTGCGCGTGGTTGGTGTCCTGGTACTCGTCGACGAGGACGTGCCGGAAGCGGCGCCGGTAGTGCTCGGCGACGTCCGGGAACGCCTGGAGGAGGTGGACGGTGGTCATGATGATGTCGTCGAAGTCGAGGGCGTTGGCCTCGCGCAGCCGCTGCTGGTACATCGTGTACGCCTCGGCGAGCGTCTTGTCGAAGCTGCTCGGGGACGACTCGGCGGCGGCCTGGGCGGCGAAGTCCTCCTCGTCGATCAGCTCGTTCTTGAGGTTGGAGACCTTGGCCGTGAGGGACTTCGGCGGGAAGCGCTTCGGGTCCAGGTCCAGATCGCGGCAGACCAGGGCCATCAGCCGCTTGGAGTCGGCGGCGTCGTAGATCGAGAAGCTGGAGGTGAAGCCCAGTTTCTTGCTCTCGCGGCGCAGGATGCGGACGCAGGCGCTGTGGAAGGTGGAGACCCACATGGCGTTCGCCCGCGGGCCGACCAGCTCCTCCACACGCTCCTTCATCTCGCCGGCGGCCTTGTTGGTGAAGGTGATCGCGAGGATCGAGCCGGGGTGCGCGCCGCGGGCGGCGAGCAGATACGCGATGCGGTGCGTGAGGACCCGGGTCTTGCCGGAGCCGGCACCGGCGACGATGAGCAGGGGCGAACCGGTGTGCAGCACGGCGGCGCGCTGCTGGTCGTTGAGTCCGTGCAGCAGCGCGGCGGGGTCGGTGACGGGCCTCGGGGCGCCGTCGCGGTAGTACGCCTCCCGGGGCGCGCCGTCGAACGCCCCGCCGAAGAGATCGGCCGGGATCTCCTCGCCGGGGGCGTCGTGCTCGGGCGGCGGGGGCTCCTCGTCCGCGGGGCCGAGGTCTGCCAGGAAACTGTCGTCAAAGAGGCTGCTCATCGCCCCCCGAGTCTAGGCGGCCCCGCCGACAGGCGGCACCGGGTTGCCCGCTTCCGCCGCCACGGGGCCGTACGGGGGCTGGTGGACGAGCGCGCGGACGGGCGCGCGGACCCTGGGCGCCGGCCCCGCCGGCCCATTCCCGGGACGCCCCGGGACGCTTCACCCGGCCCCGGCCCCGGCCCCGGCCGCGGGGAGGGGCCCGGGGCCCGAACTCCCGTACCACTTCCGGCCCTTATGCGTTACTTACCGTGCCCGGTCAGCCACCCGGACGGCAGAATTCCGCTCCACTCGGAAAATATAACGGAATGGTTTCGGGCATATCGCACACCGGCCTTCACACGAGCCGCACAACTGGCTACGGTGCTCGATCAGGCGGCCCGCACTCCCCGCCGGCGACCGCGCCGGCACGGGCAGCCACCGCCGAATCCGGCCCCCTTCCCCAGGGCGTCCGGAACCGGGGACCCAGACGCGGCACCGGGGTGAATCGGTCACCGCGCGGCGCGCACCGCGCCTCGCACCGACCGTAGGGCAGCCTTCCGAATACGCCCGAACCCGACAGCTAACCCGGTAGGCGGTCCACGGAAGGAGCGCCGATCTTGGCGTCGCACCGCAAATCCCGGCCCCTCGGTCCCCCGGCTTCGCGTCGCACCGCCGTCGGTCTCGGCACAGCGGCCCTCGCCTCCGTCACCCTCCTCCAGAGCGCGCAGGCCGCGCCCGGCGACGGCGAACCGAAGCAGTCCATCGAGGAAGTGCAGAAGAAGGTCGACGAGCTCTACCGCCAGGCGGGAAGCGCCACCCAGCAGTACAACCAGGCCAAGGAGCGCACGGAGGAACAGCGTTCCAAGGTCGACGGCCTCCTCGACGCCGTCGCCAAGCGCACCGAGAAGCTCAACGAGGCGCGGAGGAGCCTCGGCAGCTTCGCGACCGCGCAGTACCGCAACGGCGGCATGAGCCCCACCGCCACCATGCTCCTCGCCTCCGACCCGCAGGACTACTTCGACCAGACGCGCGTGATGGCCCGGATGACGGACCAGCAGGAGCAGGCCGTCGAGGAGTTCCGCGAGCAGCAGGTCGCGACCACGGAGAAGCGCGAGGAGGCGGGCAAGAGTCTCGCCACGCTCACCGACGCGCAGGAGAAGCTGCGGGAGAGCAAGCGGACCGTCCAGGCCAAGCTGGCCGAGGCGCGCGAGCTGCTCGGCCGGCTGACCGCGGAGGAGCGGGCCCGGCTGGCGGAGATCGAGCGCCGGAAGGAGGCGGAGGCCCAGCGCAAGGCGGAGGAGCTGGCGCGGCAGCAGGAGGCCGAACGGCAGCGCCTCGCGGAGGAGGCGCGGCAGCAGGAGGAGGAGCGGACGGAGACCGCGTCCGGCACCGGTACGTCCACCGGGACGGACACCTCGGCCGGCACGGGCACCAGCACGGGCACCTCGGAGACGACGACCGGCACCAAGGCCCAGCAGGCGATCGAGTTCGCCCGCGCCCAGATCGGCAAGCCGTACGTCTGGGGCGCGACCGGCCCCAACTCCTACGACTGCTCGGGTCTCACCGGCGCCGCCTGGAAGGCCGCCGGCGTCACGCTGCCGCGCACCACCTACGACCAGGTGAACACGGGAACGCGCGTCGCGAAGTCCGCCATGCAGCCGGGTGACCTGATCTTCTTCTACGGCGACATCAGCCACGTCGGCCTGTACATAGGCGGCGGCCAGATGATCCACGCCCCGAAGCCGGGGACGAACGTGCGCATCGAGTCGATCGACACCATGCCCTTCTACGCCGCGACACGCCCCGCGTAACCGGACGGCGCGGGCGGGCCCCGGGCACGGCGGCGGGCGGACGCACAAGGACGCGGCAGGCGGCACGGAACACGACACGACGGGCGGTACCCGGCCTCGGGGGGAGGCCGGGCACCGCCCGCCGCCGTATCCGGGGCCACGTCCCCGGACGCGGCCCGGTGCTCCGCCGTCAGACGCGGCCGGGGTCGCCCGCCGGGACGGCGCGGGGCGGCCTGGTCTCGTACATCCGTACCGCGACCACCAGCCCGGAGGCGGCGGTGAGGGCGGCGATGGCCCAGAGGGCGGTGGTGAGGCCGTAGAGGTCGGCGAGGACGCCGGCGAGCAGCGCGCCGACCGCGAACCCGCCGTCGCGCCACAGCCGGTAGACGCCCACGGCGCGGGCGCGCCAGGCGGGGTGGGCGACGTCGCCGATGACGGCGAGGAGCGTCGGGTAGACCAGGGCGGTGCCGACACCGAGCAGGATCTGGGCGGCGGCCCAGACGCCGAAGGTGGAGCCGAGGGCGACGAGACCGATGGCGGCGGCCTGGAGCAGCATCCCCGCGGTGATGAGGTGCTTGCGGCCGATGTGGTCGGACCACCAGCCGGTGAGCATCTGGCCCGCGCCCCAGACGGCCGGGTAGAGGGCGGCGAGGACGCCGATCTGGGCGATGGACAGGCCCTGGGCGGCGAAGATCAGCGGGAAGATCCCCCAGGCGAGGGCGTCGTTGAGGTTGTTGACCATGCCGGCCTGGCTGGCGGCGGACAGCGCCCTGTCGCTCAGGCTGGTGAGCCGCGCCACCTGCCCGGTGGTCAGCTCCGCATGGTGCTCGCTGACCGCCGGGGTGATGTGGCGGGCGGCTTCGAAGCGGGCGTGTCCGCGGGTCTCGCGGACCGCGAGGGTGGACAGGCCCAGGGCCAGGACGACGTAGGCGGCGCCGAGCAGGAACGGCTCGGGCCGCAGCCCCGCACGGTCGGCGATGGCGCCGGTGGCCATCGCGGTGACGGCGACGGCGACGTAGCCGGCGGCCTCGTTGAACCCCATGGCCAGGCCACGGCGTCCGGGGCCGACCAGGTCGATCTTCATGATGACGGTGGTGGACCAGGTCAGGCCCTGGTTGATGCCGAGGAGCACGTTGGCGGCGATGATCCAGCCCCAGGTGGGGCCCCAGGCGAGCATCGCCGGTACGGGCAGGGCGATCAGCCATCCCGCGATCAGGACCGGCTTGCGGCCGAAGCGGTCGGACCAGGTGCCGGCGAAGAAGTTGGTGACGGCCTTGGTCGCGCCGAAGGCGAGGATGTAGGTGAGGGCGGAGGTGTACGCGGAGAGGTGGAAGACGTCCTCCGCGAGCAGCGGCAGGACGGTGCGTTCCTGCCCCAGCATGCCGCCGACCAGCGCGTTGACGAGGACGAGCAGGCTGAACTGGGCGAGGTTGGCGCGCAGCCCGAGCCGTATGCCGTCGTGCTCCGGGGTGGTGCGGGGGGTGGTCACGGGTTCTCCTTGAGGGGGCGTCCGGTGGCTTCGGCCCAGTCGGCGGGTCCGCCGTCGAGCACGGCGAGGCCGCGGTGGCCGTCGCGCCGGAGGAGGCTGGCGGCGGTCATGGCGCGTTCGCCGTGGCCGCAGGTGACGACGGCGCCCGCGGGGGCGTCGCCGGAACGGGTGGTGAGGTCGCCGAGTTCGATGTGGACCGCGCCGGGGATGTGGGCGGCGGTGTGCTCGGCCCGCTGCCGGATGTCGAGGACCGGCCGGCCGGCGATCCCGTCGGCGGTGATCAGTTCGATCTGTTCCTGTGCTCCGCCGTCCGCGGTCCAGGCGGCCATGCCGCCGTCCAGGTGTCCCGCGAGCCGCTCGTATCCGATCTTCAGGGCCTGCCAGGTGATCTCCGCGAGGTCCTGTCCGGGGCCCGCGACGACGGCGAGCGGGGCGTCGTCCGGCAGGAGCCAGCCCAGCCAGGTGGCGAACTGGTCGCGCAGCGGGATGGAGACGGCGCCGGGGATGTGACCGGCGGCGAAGTCGGCGACCGGGCGTACGTCGACGACATGGGCACCGCGTTCCAGCAGGCCGCGGAGGCCGGCCGGGGCGAGGGCGGGAAGGGCGGGTGCCGCGCCGAGAACGGCGGGGCCGCGCCGGTTGGCTTCGGAGAGGCGGTCGAAGTAGGCGGGGTAGGAGCCCAGGCTGCCGAGCAGCTGCCGTACGAAAGTGTCCTCGTCCGGGGCGGTCAGCAGGGCGTTGGCCCGCTTCTGCGCCGCGATGGTGGTGGTGCGCTCGGCGCCGGGCGGGGCGGAGCAGAACGATCCGGCGCCGTGTGTCGGCCACACCGGGGTCGGGTCCGGGAGTCCGGCCAGGCGCCTGAGTGAGCGGTACTGGGCGCGGGCCAGTTCCTCGGCACGGCCGGCTCCGAGGAGGTCCGTGCGGGCGGCCGAGCCGACGATCAGCGAGCCGCCGGTGAAGACACCCAGCTCGCGGGAGCCGTCCAGGAGGACGAAGGACAGGTGTTCGTCGGTGTGGCCGGGGGTGGCCAGTGCCCGCAGGGTCAGCCCGCCGAGGTCGGTCTCGTCGCCGTCGGCGAGCGGGGTGTGCTCGAAGGTGCGGTGACCGGCGGCGGAGGCGAGGATCGAGGCACCGTCGTCGTGGGCGAGCTGGACGGCGCCGGAGAGGAAGTCGGCGTGCAGATGGGTGTCCGCGGCGTAGGCGACGGCCAGCCCGCGCCGCGCGGCCGCCTCGCGCAGGGCGCGCAGGTCGCGGCTCGCGTCCACGGCCAGGGCGCGGCCGTCGCCGAGGTCGACGAGATAGGCGCTGTTGCCCAGCCCGGAGTCGACGAGCGGTACGAGATGATCGTCGGCGAAGCCCATCGGATCCTCCATGTGCTGCGGCTACGGTGCGGACGCGGGTGCCGGATCGCTTCAGCCGCCCCTCAAGCTACAATATTCCATGGATGTTTGGAGGATGCCATGGGAGACGCCGCGCGCAAGAGTGCGCTGTACGACGCCTTCGCCCGCACCGGCAAGGCCCTGAGCAGCGGAAAGCGCCTTGAGCTGCTGGACCTGCTGGCCCAGGGCGAACGCCCGGTCGAGGCCCTGGCCAGAGCGGCCGGGCTGAACCTCACCACCGCCTCGGCCCATCTGCAGACCCTCAAGCAGGCCGGACTGGTCACCACCCGCCGCGAGGGGGTCCGCGTCCACTACCGGCTGGCGGGGGAGGACGTCGCCGCCCTGTACGCGATGCTGCGCCAGGTCGCCCGGGCCCACCAGCCCGCCGTCGAGCCGGCCCGGGCCGCCTACCTGGGCGCGGACACGGGGGAAGGGGTCGGCCGGGAGGAACTGCTCGCCCGCGCGGAGGCCGGCGAGGTCGTCGTCCTCGATGTGCGCCCGGCCGAGGAGTACGCCGCCGGGCACATCCCCGGAGCCGTGTCCATCCCGGTCGGGGAACTCGCCGAGCGGATAGCCGAATTGCCGCCGGACACCGACGTGGTGGCGTACTGCCGCGGCACCTACTGCGTCCTCGCCCACGACGCCGTGCGCCTGCTGCGCGAACGGGGCCGCACGGCCGCCCGGCTCACCGACGGGATGCTGGAGTGGCGGCTGGACGGGCTGCCCGTCGAAACGGCCGCGGCATGACGGCGGCGGGCCCGGCCTCCCCCGCCCCGCTGGTCATCGACGGCGGCGACCGGCTGTGCGCGGAGCTGATCCTCGAACTGAGCCGCCGGGTCGGCCGGACCGGACCCGGCACGGTCGTCCACCTGATCGCCACCGATCCGGCCGCCCCGCTGGACCTCCCGGCCTGGTGCCACCTCACCGG from the Streptomyces xinghaiensis S187 genome contains:
- the pcrA gene encoding DNA helicase PcrA → MSSLFDDSFLADLGPADEEPPPPEHDAPGEEIPADLFGGAFDGAPREAYYRDGAPRPVTDPAALLHGLNDQQRAAVLHTGSPLLIVAGAGSGKTRVLTHRIAYLLAARGAHPGSILAITFTNKAAGEMKERVEELVGPRANAMWVSTFHSACVRILRRESKKLGFTSSFSIYDAADSKRLMALVCRDLDLDPKRFPPKSLTAKVSNLKNELIDEEDFAAQAAAESSPSSFDKTLAEAYTMYQQRLREANALDFDDIIMTTVHLLQAFPDVAEHYRRRFRHVLVDEYQDTNHAQYTLIRELVGTAGGAEHGGAGGGRGEPAVEPAELCVVGDADQSIYAFRGATIRNILQFEEDYPDATTILLEQNYRSTQTILSAANAVIERNENRRPKNLWTDAGAGSAITGYVADTEHDEAQFVADEIDRLTDAGQAKAGDVAVFYRTNAQSRVFEEIFIRVGLPYKVVGGVRFYERKEVRDVLAYLRVLANPEDAVPLRRILNVPKRGIGERAEAMIDALASREKISFARALRRVDEAYGMAARSANAVKRFNTLMEELRTIAESGAGPATVLEAVLERTGYLAELQASTDPQDETRIENLQELAAVALEFEQERGAEAAAGEAGEDTGEETPAGGAGPGTLADFLESVALVADSDQIPDEAEDGGGVITLMTLHTAKGLEFPVVFLTGLEDGVFPHMRALGQTKELEEERRLAYVGITRARERLYLTRSVLRSAWGQPSYNPPSRFLEEIPDTYVEWRRTGPAVPSASAAGAGVAASLSSARAKGPSGFATRRTADRPVIALAAGDRVTHDQFGLGTVLSVAGSGHDAKATIDFGDAKPKVLLLRYAPVEKL
- a CDS encoding C40 family peptidase; protein product: MASHRKSRPLGPPASRRTAVGLGTAALASVTLLQSAQAAPGDGEPKQSIEEVQKKVDELYRQAGSATQQYNQAKERTEEQRSKVDGLLDAVAKRTEKLNEARRSLGSFATAQYRNGGMSPTATMLLASDPQDYFDQTRVMARMTDQQEQAVEEFREQQVATTEKREEAGKSLATLTDAQEKLRESKRTVQAKLAEARELLGRLTAEERARLAEIERRKEAEAQRKAEELARQQEAERQRLAEEARQQEEERTETASGTGTSTGTDTSAGTGTSTGTSETTTGTKAQQAIEFARAQIGKPYVWGATGPNSYDCSGLTGAAWKAAGVTLPRTTYDQVNTGTRVAKSAMQPGDLIFFYGDISHVGLYIGGGQMIHAPKPGTNVRIESIDTMPFYAATRPA
- a CDS encoding MFS transporter — encoded protein: MTTPRTTPEHDGIRLGLRANLAQFSLLVLVNALVGGMLGQERTVLPLLAEDVFHLSAYTSALTYILAFGATKAVTNFFAGTWSDRFGRKPVLIAGWLIALPVPAMLAWGPTWGWIIAANVLLGINQGLTWSTTVIMKIDLVGPGRRGLAMGFNEAAGYVAVAVTAMATGAIADRAGLRPEPFLLGAAYVVLALGLSTLAVRETRGHARFEAARHITPAVSEHHAELTTGQVARLTSLSDRALSAASQAGMVNNLNDALAWGIFPLIFAAQGLSIAQIGVLAALYPAVWGAGQMLTGWWSDHIGRKHLITAGMLLQAAAIGLVALGSTFGVWAAAQILLGVGTALVYPTLLAVIGDVAHPAWRARAVGVYRLWRDGGFAVGALLAGVLADLYGLTTALWAIAALTAASGLVVAVRMYETRPPRAVPAGDPGRV
- a CDS encoding MBL fold metallo-hydrolase — translated: MEDPMGFADDHLVPLVDSGLGNSAYLVDLGDGRALAVDASRDLRALREAAARRGLAVAYAADTHLHADFLSGAVQLAHDDGASILASAAGHRTFEHTPLADGDETDLGGLTLRALATPGHTDEHLSFVLLDGSRELGVFTGGSLIVGSAARTDLLGAGRAEELARAQYRSLRRLAGLPDPTPVWPTHGAGSFCSAPPGAERTTTIAAQKRANALLTAPDEDTFVRQLLGSLGSYPAYFDRLSEANRRGPAVLGAAPALPALAPAGLRGLLERGAHVVDVRPVADFAAGHIPGAVSIPLRDQFATWLGWLLPDDAPLAVVAGPGQDLAEITWQALKIGYERLAGHLDGGMAAWTADGGAQEQIELITADGIAGRPVLDIRQRAEHTAAHIPGAVHIELGDLTTRSGDAPAGAVVTCGHGERAMTAASLLRRDGHRGLAVLDGGPADWAEATGRPLKENP
- a CDS encoding ArsR/SmtB family transcription factor, with amino-acid sequence MGDAARKSALYDAFARTGKALSSGKRLELLDLLAQGERPVEALARAAGLNLTTASAHLQTLKQAGLVTTRREGVRVHYRLAGEDVAALYAMLRQVARAHQPAVEPARAAYLGADTGEGVGREELLARAEAGEVVVLDVRPAEEYAAGHIPGAVSIPVGELAERIAELPPDTDVVAYCRGTYCVLAHDAVRLLRERGRTAARLTDGMLEWRLDGLPVETAAA
- a CDS encoding sulfurtransferase TusA family protein; its protein translation is MTAAGPASPAPLVIDGGDRLCAELILELSRRVGRTGPGTVVHLIATDPAAPLDLPAWCHLTGHTYLGPVPGTPRPAYALRVSPGARRTRGDAPWHPLDPPPQHAEDDPRPPNAGDPA